A genomic window from Chloroflexota bacterium includes:
- a CDS encoding formylglycine-generating enzyme family protein — protein MDRKPTSLTKTSRELLAKRKTHYLFTFLIVAACFTCAISGYGGNEFINTTNTRLQDEPANAAAQIPPQELWLRPADGMPMRYIPAGEFQMGSTEAEIEAALALCREHYPICNRWYYAREGPQHPVSLDAFWLDQTEISNAQYRLCVDAGICVEPLTCKKGAPTYADPDKAEHPVVCVSWDEAQEYCTWAGARLPTEAEWEYAFRGEAGVIFPTGGEFDGAKLNYCDANCSELHADYRFDDGYSQTAPVGSYPQGVSWSGVLDLGGNVFEWVSDWLADYSPAADTNPAGPLAGSEKIAKGCSWFSPPAYCRGALRPSINPDTRFNYLGFRCAASQTQETETDTAIVSNIIAVPAGIAPVMDGTLTSGEWDVARIEAFADGSELFLMHADGYLYLGIRANTPEMIAGNVFIQRDRDILILHSSAALGTAIYRQADDYWLQAQDFDWQCRQTSSSDAARAERYVFLQDEGWVAANSRMGTPEELEYQLEITDQPLRLAASFLRASNPTKKIPWPANLEDDCIKPTPGGFPEQLNFLPEKWALLEFSH, from the coding sequence ATGGATAGAAAACCGACCTCTCTCACAAAAACATCCCGGGAGCTTTTAGCGAAACGGAAAACTCACTATCTATTCACATTCCTGATTGTTGCTGCCTGTTTTACGTGTGCCATTTCGGGCTATGGTGGCAATGAATTTATCAATACCACCAACACTCGGCTACAAGATGAGCCAGCCAATGCCGCGGCCCAAATACCCCCGCAAGAATTATGGCTGCGTCCCGCGGATGGAATGCCAATGCGTTATATCCCCGCGGGCGAGTTTCAGATGGGCAGTACGGAGGCCGAAATTGAAGCTGCACTTGCATTATGCCGGGAGCACTATCCAATTTGCAATCGCTGGTATTATGCCAGAGAAGGCCCTCAGCATCCCGTTTCTCTGGATGCGTTCTGGCTGGATCAAACCGAGATCAGCAATGCTCAATATCGGCTTTGTGTAGATGCTGGTATTTGTGTCGAACCGCTGACCTGTAAAAAGGGAGCGCCGACGTATGCCGACCCGGACAAAGCTGAACATCCGGTAGTTTGCGTCAGTTGGGATGAAGCGCAGGAATATTGCACATGGGCAGGAGCGCGATTGCCGACCGAAGCCGAATGGGAGTATGCGTTTCGCGGCGAAGCTGGGGTGATCTTCCCGACAGGCGGTGAATTCGATGGCGCTAAACTCAACTACTGCGATGCCAATTGCAGCGAATTACATGCAGATTACCGCTTTGATGATGGATACTCGCAGACCGCGCCTGTGGGGAGCTACCCTCAAGGGGTAAGCTGGTCGGGTGTGCTCGATTTGGGTGGCAATGTATTTGAATGGGTGTCCGATTGGCTGGCTGATTATTCTCCCGCGGCTGACACAAACCCTGCTGGCCCATTAGCAGGAAGTGAAAAAATCGCGAAAGGATGCAGTTGGTTTTCTCCCCCGGCCTATTGCCGGGGAGCATTACGCCCGTCCATTAATCCAGACACACGTTTCAATTATTTAGGCTTTCGCTGTGCCGCTTCTCAAACTCAGGAAACCGAAACAGATACAGCCATCGTTTCGAATATAATCGCAGTGCCAGCGGGTATAGCTCCGGTAATGGATGGGACCTTGACCTCCGGCGAATGGGATGTAGCCCGCATTGAAGCTTTTGCCGATGGTAGTGAATTATTCTTGATGCATGCAGATGGCTACCTCTATTTGGGTATCCGCGCCAACACGCCCGAAATGATTGCGGGCAATGTTTTTATCCAGCGTGATCGTGATATTTTGATCCTGCATTCATCCGCTGCGCTGGGGACTGCCATCTATCGGCAAGCTGATGATTATTGGCTACAAGCTCAGGATTTTGATTGGCAATGCCGTCAAACCAGCAGCAGTGATGCCGCCAGGGCAGAGCGTTACGTTTTCCTTCAGGATGAAGGTTGGGTAGCAGCTAATTCTCGTATGGGAACCCCCGAAGAATTGGAGTATCAACTCGAAATTACAGATCAACCCCTGCGCCTTGCGGCGAGCTTTCTCAGAGCATCGAATCCCACTAAAAAAATCCCCTGGCCTGCAAATCTGGAAGATGATTGCATCAAACCAACGCCGGGCGGGTTTCCTGAGCAACTCAATTTTCTGCCGGAAAAATGGGCTTTATTGGAGTTTTCGCACTAA
- a CDS encoding adenylate/guanylate cyclase domain-containing response regulator, with amino-acid sequence MDLKNYLLTNDKNLRVSYSVSYAQISQDMDYLLLQAGAGETQEDLQYLQTALGAYNDAALKMFKSWQVRDIEKVAFIMPTADKNASAVLSQFDTMVFAGQVSLRAESVQIDQQVQHTIIGNIVGMLLISIFSVFAAIILNQIAEPLLYLTNAVVSFENNAYQDDLLGEYVRGENEMGQLARAIQSMAGSITRSVEEKERFLDAANRFVPTEFLEFLDKSDITEMNLGDHISAEMAIMFSDIRSFTTMSEKMTPQENFDFVNEYLMLVSPLIKEHHGFVVKFLGDGMMAIFPYGVDDAILAGIAKQKLLNIYNAKRLANQQPPISVGIGIHSGGMMVGIVGEARRMQGDAFSDSINLTARVEGLTKFYGVSLIVTEEALSQVADRLYYRSRLLGKAQVKGKLLPLTLYELFDGDPPNLFSLKIEFLDLFERGLGDYIAGDFSKARQNFEAVLQIHPEDKAAAYYQQRSRDMAKKGAPDGWQGVEIMTQK; translated from the coding sequence GTGGATCTAAAAAATTATTTACTTACAAATGATAAAAACCTGCGCGTGAGCTATTCAGTCAGCTATGCACAGATCAGTCAGGATATGGATTATCTGTTGCTGCAAGCAGGCGCAGGGGAAACGCAAGAAGATTTACAGTATCTTCAGACGGCATTAGGTGCATATAATGATGCGGCATTAAAAATGTTTAAATCCTGGCAGGTGCGGGATATTGAAAAGGTTGCTTTCATAATGCCCACCGCCGACAAAAATGCGTCGGCGGTTTTGTCGCAGTTTGATACCATGGTTTTTGCAGGTCAGGTTTCTCTTCGGGCTGAGAGTGTTCAAATAGACCAGCAAGTTCAGCACACCATTATTGGAAATATTGTGGGGATGTTGTTAATATCCATATTCTCTGTTTTTGCTGCCATTATTTTGAATCAGATCGCCGAACCGCTGCTTTATTTGACCAATGCTGTCGTTTCTTTCGAAAATAATGCTTATCAGGATGATTTGTTGGGTGAATATGTCCGTGGTGAAAATGAAATGGGGCAATTGGCACGCGCAATACAGAGTATGGCGGGCTCGATAACGCGCTCTGTCGAAGAAAAAGAACGCTTTTTGGACGCCGCCAATCGCTTTGTGCCTACCGAATTTCTGGAGTTTCTGGACAAAAGTGACATTACCGAAATGAACCTGGGTGATCATATTAGCGCTGAAATGGCGATTATGTTTTCCGATATTCGTTCTTTCACAACTATGTCTGAGAAAATGACCCCGCAAGAGAATTTTGATTTTGTGAATGAATATCTGATGTTGGTCAGCCCGTTGATTAAAGAGCATCATGGCTTTGTGGTCAAATTTCTGGGGGATGGCATGATGGCAATCTTCCCCTATGGGGTGGATGATGCTATTCTGGCGGGAATCGCCAAGCAGAAATTGTTGAATATATATAATGCGAAACGCCTTGCGAATCAGCAACCGCCCATTTCGGTTGGGATTGGCATCCATAGCGGCGGTATGATGGTGGGTATCGTTGGCGAAGCGCGCCGGATGCAGGGGGATGCTTTTTCAGACAGTATCAACCTGACAGCACGGGTTGAAGGGCTGACGAAATTCTATGGTGTTTCACTCATCGTCACGGAAGAAGCGCTATCGCAAGTTGCTGATCGCTTATATTATCGGTCTCGTCTTTTGGGTAAGGCCCAGGTGAAGGGCAAACTTCTGCCGTTGACCTTGTATGAGCTGTTTGACGGCGATCCTCCCAATTTATTTTCGCTGAAGATTGAATTTCTGGATTTGTTTGAGCGTGGACTAGGCGATTATATCGCCGGAGATTTTTCAAAAGCGCGCCAAAATTTTGAGGCAGTTCTGCAAATTCATCCTGAAGATAAGGCGGCTGCGTATTATCAGCAGCGCTCGCGGGATATGGCTAAAAAGGGTGCGCCGGATGGCTGGCAAGGCGTAGAAATAATGACACAAAAGTGA